The genomic DNA CATGGCAATCACGCCTTTGTCGGTCTTTCCAAACCACGCTACAAACGCTTTGAAGGGCTGGCGCTTGATCAAAAGCTGAAAGACGCCGATAGTGAAGCCTGGTGCGGTATCCAGATTATCGATCTGACGACCGGCACCTGTGTCGACTGGTTTCGTATCGATGGGGCAGTTTCTGAGCTCTATGACGTTGAGATCATACCCGGCTTTACCTGCCCGATGGCCGTCTCCCCCGCCTCGCCCGAAGCCGCGAACCTCATCACAATAGAGAGGGGTGAAGTGGCTGGGTGATCTCGTGATTCCCGATAAAGCCGACGCGCCGTCAAGGCATACCAGGCGATCCAACCGCAGCGTCATTCGCTGAAATCGACGAGTAACTTTAAGGCCATTTGAGCAACCTTCACCCTTGCAAGCTATAACCCCGGCGTGGGAGCGGGGATATAGTGCAAAAACAATGGCTTGAAGAATTTCGGCCTTGATCGGTGAAATGACAGCGGCGGCTCCGATGATGAGCAGAATATTGGCCGTATTTGAACCAACGACATTTCCAATAGCGATTGCCGGTGCGCCATCAAGGGCGGCTTTGAGGGATACCATCAGCTCGGGCATGGAGGTGCCAAAACCCGCGACTGTCAAGCCAATCAGAAACGGCGGCATCCGGAGACAGTTGGCCAGCGATACAGACCCTTTGACAAGATACTCCGCACCCACAGTGAGCAGCGCCAGGCCGCCCAGCAGGAACAACCAATCAGAAATCACAATAGTTCTCAAGCGTCCGTAGACGCCCTTCAATTAAAACCAGTTTTCGGGTTTTCGTTCAGCTTCAATCGAAAGGACTACGGTTTTCCACGTCGCCCAAACCGCACCAGGCAGCAGTAAAATCCCCAGGATGATATCTACGGTCAGGTTGGCGCCGAGCAAACCATGCAATGCCCAGATCGTGGAAACCGCCACAATCCATATCTCTGAGCCGACCAATATGATCGCACCCAGAGCTGCCAGCGCCGCTGGCACAAGTGCTATTCTTGCAGGAGAAGAGGGAGCCCCGTTTGGAGCTTCAATTGTTTGAGAGGTGGTCGAATCCAACATGTCGGTGGGTCCATGGCGCTCACGATATGGAGCGCGGCCAATATCACATGTCCATGCGTCCAGACGAAATCAAGATCGCCGTTTGGTCGCGAGAAAATATTTATTGAAGGTGGTCTCAGCCGGTCTGGTCAGAGCAACGGGCAGTGCCAGATCAGGATGTTTTAAGGCTCGACTGTCGATCATTTGACATTACGTCATGACCCAACGCCGCCCCTCCCGCTGTGACAAAAATCTCGCTCGGGATCATCCGCCTGGCAGTGATTACAGATGTCCGCTCGCCCATTGCAGCAATTGGCGGTAACGCCGGATTTAGTTGCTTTGTCCGCATTGCTGATTTCGACTTTTGTAAATGGATGGTTTTTGCACCATCAGTCCGAATGGCCGAGATGGGGACCAAGCGGCCCTTTGCGTCGTCTACTTTTGAATTAATGGAGGGTTGTCTATCAGACTGTAAATTCTGTCTTCGTTGTACTTATACAGGCACAGTGCTGCATCTCTTGTGTTCATGAAGTCCATACTTGAATTAAACCGTTGTTCGCAATTTGCGTTGCGGGCTGCAATCCACCGGTGTTGGTTCGTGCGAAGCGTTTCCCTTCCGCGGATGCTCTTCTCGGCCATTTTTGCATCATAAACTAGTCCGAGGATGCTATCACTTTGCATAAGCTCTTTATCCATACAGAAGAGCCGCTCTACTTTCGTTTTTGCATTCGCGCAGTTGAAACTTGGGCCAAATGGCCGTGGCCGAACTTCTGACCCCATCGCATAGATCACACCATCAACACATGCTTTGCGGCCACCGTGTATCGGCTTAGGATCGTCGCTACCACGGTAGAAGCCAAAACAGCGAGCCGAGATTTCTGTCATCCATTTCATTTCCCTCGGTCCGTAAAGATCGGAAAACCTCTCGAGGGTGCCAAAGGGAAACCCGTTTGAGATTGCTAGCTTGGCAATAGATTCATTGCATAGTTCGTGGCGAACACCAGACGCGGAGCAGGAATGGATTCCCAGCATAGAGCCTTTCGTCAAAATTGAATATTCCCCAGCAGGAAAAAGGATCATTGCACAGGCTGACGCGCATTCTTGATGTGCGATGACGCTAAATGAATGAGCCTTTATTCGAATGGCCAACTCAACGGCAGAGGCTACGTTGCCTCCCCCGCTCGTCACCATCAACGCACGAAAATTTGGCGGATATGCACGTATCGCGGCCTCGAAGCGAGCTGCGTCACCCGTTGCGATAACACCTTTCCCAACAACCAGAGTGACCTCGCCATTGATGGGCGAGGGCTCCACTTTGAATGTCATCGATAATGCCGGAAGAGCGAAGAAGCTAAGACAAACAATAAAAACCACCAAAAAGCGAAAAATCGTTTGTAATAGATCGAGGAAGGCCAACATGAATTTCATATCTGATTTTATCCGAGGTACTTCAAATCAAAAATGACTGCAAATTTACCTTTCACACAGTACGCAGTGCTCATTTTTTTGCAATTGCCGCTCTGGGCTCACAGCGGAATTTCGCCAGTCTTTCTGCGACAAGAATTTGCGACACTTAAGCCATTGAAATAGCAGGGAGCGGAATACCGTTGCAAAAACCTTCCTGTTCGCGACACACCGATGAACGGCTGCCAATCGGAACAAAGCCGCGCTTGGTTCGTCATGATGCTCAGAGTAAATAGAAACAAGAGATTTTATCACAGAGTAAAATGATGTCGGTTGAAGTAGTGCGCAACGCACAAATTCGCGAAGAGTACGCAACAGCATTGCAAGCGTTGAAACCAATTCTGCATGACCTGCCCGCAGTCATTGTTGCAATCGATGGCCGTGTTGGTTCCGGAAAAACAACTCTGGGCCGATTTCTCGCGTGGCGCTTCGACGTTTCACTAATCGAAACAGACCTATTCCTGCATCGCAATGAAGGTAAATTTACTTATAGAAATGATCAGATTGCGGGGATTATCGATCACCGGATGGAAAGTGATAGACCTGTCATAATAGAAGGCATGGTCGCTCTACGGCTGCTTGAAGAAGTGGGTCGTGAGCACGATTTTCACATCCATCTGATCTGCGATGATTTTGAGGGTTCATCAATCACAGAACAGGCGTGGGAACAGTATGATGCTGACTACAGACCGAGCGCCAAGGCGAACCTCAGCCTTAAACTTTCCCC from Pararhizobium sp. IMCC3301 includes the following:
- a CDS encoding lysozyme inhibitor LprI family protein — translated: MKFMLAFLDLLQTIFRFLVVFIVCLSFFALPALSMTFKVEPSPINGEVTLVVGKGVIATGDAARFEAAIRAYPPNFRALMVTSGGGNVASAVELAIRIKAHSFSVIAHQECASACAMILFPAGEYSILTKGSMLGIHSCSASGVRHELCNESIAKLAISNGFPFGTLERFSDLYGPREMKWMTEISARCFGFYRGSDDPKPIHGGRKACVDGVIYAMGSEVRPRPFGPSFNCANAKTKVERLFCMDKELMQSDSILGLVYDAKMAEKSIRGRETLRTNQHRWIAARNANCEQRFNSSMDFMNTRDAALCLYKYNEDRIYSLIDNPPLIQK